The Benincasa hispida cultivar B227 chromosome 9, ASM972705v1, whole genome shotgun sequence genome has a segment encoding these proteins:
- the LOC120084521 gene encoding uncharacterized protein LOC120084521, translating into MSPFEALYGKGCRSLIWWSEVGERKLVGTELVEMKNETMQKIRARMLVTWSKQKSYIDVRHKDLEFEAGDKVFLKVAPMTGVLSASLSAVHNVFHVSMSRRYVTNPSHMVDFEPLHLNENLSYEEKPIQIIAREVKVLCNREVSLVKVLWRNHRFNEAIWEREDDMRAQYLELLELFQD; encoded by the exons ATGTCGCCATTTGAAGCTCTATACGGTAAGGGTTGCAGGTCTCTTATTTGGTGGAGTGAGGTTGGTGAAAGAAAGTTGGTGGGAACTGAGCTAGTGGAGATGAAAAATGAAACCATGCAGAAGATTAGGGCTCGAATGCTAGTCACGTGGAGTAAACAAAAAAGTTACATCGATGTTAGGCATAAAGACCTTGAGTTCGAGGCAGGTGATAAAGTGTTCCTAAAAGTAGCACCTATGACAGGTGTTCTGAG CGCGTCCCTCTCTGCAGTACACAATGTTTTTCATGTCTCCATGTCGAGGAGGTATGTGACAAATCCGTCTCACATGGTGGACTTTGAGCCTTTACATTTGAACGAGAACTTGAGTTATGAAGAGAAGCCTATACAGATTATTGCAAGAGAAGTGAAAGTTTTGTGCAACAGGGAGGTGTCATTGGTGAAGGTTCTATGGCGAAATCATCGGTTTAATGAGGCAATctgggagcgagaggatgaTATGAGAGCTCAGTACCTAGAGCTCCTAGAGCTCTTTCAAGACTAA